The proteins below come from a single Clostridiales bacterium genomic window:
- a CDS encoding ABC transporter permease subunit, translating to MANENLTGVSAEVSIIKKQSLRHTLGRDFKINKYKYLIILPVIVYLILFAYKPMYGLIIAFKEYRPAIGIQASKWVGFRYFKQFFNDVFFWRLIRNTFSISGLDILFGFPAPIILALFINEIRVTWFKRTVQTITYMPYFISLVVMCSLVKIYCQSNGIFSQIAVALGGKADNLLMNGKNFYTIYVGSGIWQHIGWGSIIYLAALSGIDQQQYEAARIDGAGRFKQMFYITIPGLMPTIVILFILRMGGILNVGFEKILLLYSESTYNVADVISTYVYRKGILNAQYSYSTAVGMFNSVVNVIFLLLANHLAKKTTDLSLF from the coding sequence ATGGCAAATGAAAACTTAACAGGAGTTTCAGCAGAAGTTTCAATAATAAAAAAGCAATCGCTAAGACATACACTTGGCCGGGATTTTAAGATAAATAAGTATAAATATTTGATAATACTGCCGGTTATAGTATACCTTATATTGTTCGCATACAAGCCTATGTACGGTTTAATTATCGCATTCAAGGAATACAGACCGGCGATAGGGATACAAGCCAGCAAATGGGTGGGCTTCAGATATTTCAAGCAGTTTTTTAATGATGTATTCTTCTGGCGCTTGATTAGAAATACTTTTTCAATAAGCGGACTGGATATATTATTTGGCTTTCCGGCACCTATCATTCTCGCGCTTTTCATAAACGAGATTAGGGTCACCTGGTTTAAGCGTACGGTACAGACAATTACCTATATGCCATATTTCATTTCTCTGGTTGTTATGTGCTCGCTGGTTAAGATTTACTGCCAGAGCAACGGCATTTTTTCACAGATTGCCGTTGCCCTCGGCGGCAAAGCAGATAACCTGCTCATGAACGGCAAGAATTTTTACACGATATATGTTGGCTCAGGCATATGGCAGCATATAGGATGGGGTTCGATTATTTATCTTGCTGCCCTTTCAGGTATCGACCAGCAGCAGTATGAAGCAGCCAGGATTGACGGAGCCGGCAGGTTCAAGCAGATGTTTTATATTACAATACCGGGCCTTATGCCTACCATAGTTATTTTGTTTATCTTGCGTATGGGCGGCATTTTAAACGTCGGCTTTGAAAAAATCCTCCTTCTTTATTCCGAGTCTACTTATAATGTTGCGGATGTCATATCGACGTATGTTTACCGTAAAGGTATACTCAATGCGCAATACAGCTATAGCACTGCAGTGGGCATGTTCAACTCGGTGGTCAATGTAATTTTTCTGCTTCTGGCAAACCATTTAGCAAAAAAAACTACCGATTTGAGCCTGTTCTAA
- a CDS encoding carbohydrate ABC transporter permease: MAKSKLLKKTKGDIIFDTINIIIMLILCFITLYPMYYVLCASFSNNVKLLASPGVLWFPKGFNLGAYKLAFRHPLLVSGYRNILFILLVSLPINIILTLFCGYFLASKNVYFKKPILAFIMFTMFFSGGMIPGYLNVRSLGLYNSLWALIIPGALSIYNSIICKTAIESIPDSLIESAYIDGANDIMIIFRIVFPLIMPTIAVLLLYYGVGHWNSWFPASLYIKDNEKLPIQNVMRAVLIANSDILNSAATEADQVDDFSETIKYSAIIITTVPVLCIYPFLQKYFVKGVMIGAVKG, from the coding sequence GTGGCTAAAAGCAAGTTGTTAAAGAAAACAAAAGGCGATATTATATTTGATACCATCAATATTATAATAATGCTCATACTATGCTTTATAACATTATATCCGATGTATTATGTATTGTGCGCTTCATTCAGCAATAATGTCAAACTTCTGGCTTCACCGGGGGTGCTCTGGTTTCCCAAGGGATTCAACCTTGGTGCGTATAAGCTGGCATTCAGACATCCGCTGCTGGTAAGCGGTTATAGAAACATTTTATTTATTCTGCTTGTATCCTTGCCAATTAACATTATATTGACACTATTTTGTGGATACTTTTTGGCTTCAAAGAATGTCTATTTTAAAAAACCCATTTTAGCGTTTATCATGTTTACAATGTTCTTCAGCGGAGGCATGATCCCCGGTTATCTGAATGTGCGTTCGCTAGGGCTTTATAATTCACTGTGGGCTCTTATAATTCCCGGTGCACTTAGCATTTACAATTCGATCATCTGCAAAACGGCCATCGAAAGCATACCGGACAGCCTCATAGAATCAGCGTATATCGATGGAGCCAACGATATAATGATCATTTTTAGGATCGTATTTCCGCTGATTATGCCGACCATCGCCGTGCTCCTTTTGTACTACGGCGTAGGGCACTGGAACAGTTGGTTTCCTGCATCCCTTTATATAAAGGATAACGAGAAACTTCCTATCCAAAATGTAATGCGTGCGGTATTGATCGCAAATTCGGATATTTTGAATTCGGCTGCTACGGAGGCCGATCAGGTAGATGATTTCTCGGAAACCATAAAGTATTCTGCGATCATCATCACGACTGTTCCTGTACTTTGCATATATCCGTTCCTGCAGAAATATTTTGTAAAAGGTGTTATGATAGGTGCGGTAAAAGGTTGA
- a CDS encoding extracellular solute-binding protein — MKRKTVKLLAILLCVVMTATISSCKNNKSETANSKNRLPAGEVTYPIKTNAKLTYWVSLDAKAAASAKNLGYTEFAKELKKQTGIDVEWIHPALGQENENFNIMASSKNLPDIIERGFLNYPGGPDKAIEDHIILKLNGLIDRYAPNYKKYLMSEPDLGKQVKTDSGTLYGFPFVRGTDMNCVFYGPIMRGDWLNDLNLEIPTTIDEYENVLKAFKDKEGATAAFTQIGTEDNFITGAFGISKGWYIDDNKKVAYGPARPEFKDYLTVMNRWYREGILDKNFASNDEDAVKSNMLSGKSGLILGYSGGYLATLMNIMKDKDSKYELVGAPYPTLKKGEKVKFANKDWKFNTVTAAITPNCKNPELAMRLLDYGYSKKGNLLYNFGIEGVSFKMVNGYPTLTDNVIKNPDKLSVAEAIAKYSRGSYVGPFVQSKELDEQFTMGMPQQKQAKKLWAQADPYPNKYPLATFNSKESQEIVGIEAPLNAYANENIIKFIMGTEPLSDFDKFQAQLKKLNIDRAIEIRQASVDRYNKR, encoded by the coding sequence ATGAAAAGGAAGACTGTTAAATTACTTGCTATTCTGTTATGCGTCGTCATGACTGCAACTATAAGCAGTTGTAAAAACAATAAAAGTGAGACTGCAAATAGTAAAAATCGATTGCCCGCAGGTGAAGTAACTTATCCGATTAAAACCAATGCTAAATTGACTTACTGGGTCAGCCTCGATGCCAAGGCTGCTGCAAGTGCAAAAAACTTAGGGTATACGGAATTTGCAAAAGAGCTCAAAAAACAGACGGGAATAGATGTCGAATGGATACATCCTGCTCTGGGCCAGGAAAATGAAAATTTCAACATAATGGCATCTTCGAAAAATCTGCCCGATATAATTGAACGCGGTTTTTTGAATTATCCCGGTGGGCCCGATAAAGCCATAGAGGATCATATAATATTAAAACTCAATGGTTTAATTGACAGGTATGCCCCGAATTACAAAAAGTATCTTATGAGTGAACCGGATTTGGGGAAACAGGTAAAAACCGATAGCGGAACTTTATATGGTTTCCCGTTTGTAAGGGGTACGGATATGAATTGCGTTTTCTACGGGCCTATAATGAGAGGTGACTGGCTGAATGACCTGAATCTTGAAATACCAACCACTATTGATGAATATGAAAATGTGCTGAAGGCGTTTAAGGATAAGGAAGGTGCTACCGCAGCTTTTACTCAGATTGGTACTGAGGATAACTTTATAACAGGAGCTTTCGGCATAAGCAAAGGCTGGTATATCGACGATAATAAAAAAGTGGCTTATGGGCCTGCAAGGCCTGAGTTTAAAGATTATCTGACCGTTATGAACCGATGGTACAGAGAGGGAATACTTGATAAGAATTTTGCATCAAATGACGAAGATGCGGTAAAGTCAAATATGCTAAGCGGCAAATCCGGCCTCATATTGGGATACTCCGGAGGCTATTTGGCTACGCTTATGAATATCATGAAAGATAAAGATTCCAAATATGAATTAGTAGGAGCCCCTTATCCGACGCTTAAAAAGGGAGAGAAAGTCAAGTTTGCCAATAAGGATTGGAAATTCAACACAGTCACTGCAGCGATAACCCCTAACTGCAAAAACCCTGAATTAGCTATGAGACTTTTGGATTATGGATATTCTAAAAAAGGCAATCTACTATATAATTTTGGCATAGAAGGTGTAAGTTTCAAGATGGTCAACGGATATCCGACATTAACGGATAATGTTATAAAAAATCCCGATAAATTATCCGTGGCAGAGGCAATAGCCAAATATTCAAGGGGTTCATATGTCGGCCCTTTCGTGCAGAGCAAAGAATTGGACGAACAATTTACCATGGGCATGCCGCAGCAAAAACAGGCTAAAAAACTTTGGGCACAGGCAGACCCTTATCCAAATAAATATCCCCTTGCGACATTCAACAGCAAAGAATCCCAGGAGATAGTAGGTATTGAAGCCCCTTTGAATGCCTATGCAAATGAAAATATTATAAAGTTCATAATGGGAACGGAACCTTTGAGCGATTTTGATAAATTCCAGGCTCAATTGAAAAAATTAAATATAGACAGGGCAATTGAAATAAGACAGGCATCGGTAGACAGATACAATAAAAGATAA